AGCCGTGTCCGAGGAAAAACAGCATCTGGGTGTCCCAGTCGTCCGCCGACAGCGGCCAGCCGTGGCTAAAGACGATCGGCTGGCCCGAACCCCAGTCCTTATAATAGATCTCGACGCCGTCACGCGTCGTCACCCGGTTCACCGAGCCTCCGACGTCGCCGTTACACCGGCATTGAACCGCGCGGTCGACCCGTTCATGGCCCTTACTGTGCTTGGCCGTCTGGCTGGGAAAAAGAGCCAGTGCTCGATGACTGCAATCGTCGAGGCTGATGAATCGAACACGGTACGTTGCTTTCTGCCGTATGGGCGGGTGTGAAATACCGGGTCAGCGCAGCGGGATATCGCGGCTCGGTCCGCGCTCGCTGTCGGGCCGCGGGCCGAAATAGCGGCGCTCGGACTCATCGATGCGGACGTCGTTGATGCTGGCCTCCCTGCGGCGCATCAACCCGTTGTCGTCGAACTCCCACAATTCATTCCCGTAGCTGCGCCACCATTGGCCGCTGGTGTCGCGACACTCGTACTGGAAGCGCACCGCTATCCGGTTGTCGTGGAAGTCCCACAGGCTCTTACGTAACGAGTAGTCGAGCTCTCTCGCCCACTTGGCGGTGAGAAACTCAACGATTTGGTCGCGGCCGCTGATGAATTGGCCGCGGTTGCGCCATGCGCTGTCAGGTGTGTACGCCAGGCTCACCTGGTGGGGATCGCAGGTGTTCCAGGCGTCTTCAGCGGCCTGCACTTTGGCCAGGGCCGAATCCAAGTCGTAGGGCGGAAACGGTGGGCGGGACTCAGTCATTCGGGGAGACCTTTCGGCAGCAGCGGCGCAGTGTGCTGTCAACCAGATTGCGGCAGCGCTGTGACTAGAACAACGACCAAGACCGGATGGCTGCAATTGCCGCTGTCGATTAATGCCCGGTGTGGCGTGAAATATCGTTCACGACTCGATGGGCCGTAAGGTGTCGGCGGACATGAAAAACTGCCCACTGGCGGACATGAAAGTGCCCGTTCGCGGCCAATAAGAACTGCCCACCGGCGGATACGAAAGTGCCCGCAGGCGGCCATGAATCTGCCCAGACCTACTTGATGTCGTTCGGCGCGTCTGCGCTGGGGCGGCCTCTCCTGCGGTTTCGATGTCGATGCCTAGTCGACCCGACAACCCCAGGAGAGACCTACTTGAAGTCTGACGGAGAACTCATGGAAATACTCAATGCCTACGACCTGACCGGGTCCTACCGCGCCGCGGCCGAGCTGTGTGGGTGCTCGCACCACACCGTGAAGAAAGCGGTCGAGGATCGCAACGCTGGGCTGCCCCCGGCCACGCGGCGGGCCCGGATGATCGATGATTGGCGCGACCTGCTGGAAACCTGGGTCGCTGATTCGAAGGGCAAGATCCGCGGCGACAAAGCCCACGACAAGCTGGTGGCGTTGGGCTACACCGGCACCGACCGCACCACCCGCCGTTCGTTGGCGGAGATCAAAGCGCAATGGCGCCTTGGCAATACACGCGTGCACCGGCCCTGGATCACCGAGCCAGGACTGTGGCTACAGTACGACTTCGCCGACGGCCCCCTTGTCGCCGGCCGCAAGATCGTGCTGCTCGTGGCGTGGCTGGCGTGGAGCCGCTACCGCGTCGTGGTGGCTTTGCGGGACCGCACCGCACCCAGTGTCTTCGCCGGCCTGGACCGCATCTTTCGCATCGTCGGTGGTGCTCCGACCTACCTGCTCACCGACAACGAGAAGACCGTCACCACTGGACACATCGCCGGAGTTCCGGTCCGCAACCGGGCCGCGGTCACCTTCGGCCGCTACTACGGCCTTTCGGTGCTGACGTGTGAACCCGCCGACCCAGCCACCAAGGGTGGGGTGGAGAACGCGGTGAAGCTCGCCAAAGCCGACATCGTGCCTACTGAGACCAACCTCCTGCCGCAGTACGACTCGTTCGCCGACGTCGAAGCCGCATGCGCCGGTTTCACCACCGAGATCAACGCCCGCGTGCACCGGATCACGGGACGCCGGCCGGCCGAGATGCTCATTCAGGAACGCCCGGCCCTGCACGCGGTTCCTGACCTGCCCCACACCGCCGCGTTGGGGGTGACCCGCCGGGTTCCCGACAACACCCCGATGGTCACCTTCGACCACTGCCAATACTCGCTGCCCGCAACTCTTCTGGGCCAGACAGTGTGGATCCGTGACCACGACGGCACCGATGAGGTGGTGATCTGCGCTCTTGATGGCGGCGGCCCGGTGGAGGTGGCGCGGCATCGCCGCGCCGCCCCCGGTAGTCCCGCCATCAACGATGACCACTTCCCTGAGCATCGGGACAAGGTGCCCGGTGATTACCGGGTGCGGGCCCGCACTGTCAGTGAGCAGACCTTCCTGGCGCTGGGGCCGGGTGCGGCGGTGTGGCTCAAAGAAGCCGCCGCCGTCGGCACCGAACGGATCCTGCAGAAGATGGCCCACGCGGTGGAACTGTCGGCGTTAACCGGCCGCGCCGATGTCGACTGGGCGCTCGGGCATGCTGGCGTGCACGGTCGCTTCGCCACCGGTGACCTTGATTCCATCCTCGCCAGCAAGGGCATGGACACCACTCGCCGCGGCGCCGACGAAGACACCTCCCTGGCGCAAGGAACCAGTGGGTGGAACTTATTCGGCCGCAACGTTATCGACGCTGACGAGGCAGGCATCGCGTGACTACCACCACGACCACCGCGTCGCTACCCGCCGACGTCGAAGCGCTGATGCGTGGGCTGCGGTTGCCGCACGCCCGCGCGATCGCCGCCGACGTGCTGGCCACTGCCCGAGCTCAACGCTGGGACCCCACCGAGGTGATCAAAGCGCTGCTGACCGAGGAGTCCGCCGGCCGGGCCCGGTCCATGCTGGCCGCCCGCCGCAAAGCCGCCGGCTTCCCGACCGGGAAGACATTCGACGTGTGGGACCCCAATGCGTCGTCGATCCCGTTACCGACCCAGCAGGCGCTACAGACCCTGGAGTGGGTGGGTCGTCGGGAGAACCTGGTGGTCTGCGGGCCCGCTGGCACCGGCAAGACGTTCTTCCTCGAAGCGTTGGGGCAGAAGGTCATCGAAGCCGGGATGCCGGTGGCGTGGTTCACCCTCGAGCAGATCGGGGTCCTGGTTCGGGCGCACCGCGCTGACGATTCGTTGGGCAAGGCCGTGGCCAAGATCGTGCGTGCCGAGCTCGTGGTGATTGACGACGTTGGACTGTTGCCCGTCGGTGCCGATGCCGCTGAAGGGCTCTACCGCATCGTCGAGGCCGCCTATGAACGGCGCTCGGTGGCGATCTCATCGAACCTGCACCCCAGTGGTTTCGATGAGCTGATGCCCAAGACGTTGGCGACTGCCACCGTGGACCGGCTGCTGCATCACGCGCACCTGTGCCAGACCAGCGGAGACTCCGTGCGGCTGGCCCAAGCCCTGCACGGGAAGGGAGTCAAACCCTTGAGCTGACAACGGCCTCAACCACCGGTGGCGGACACACCCTAATGGGCAGATTCGTGTCCGCCACTGGGCAGTTCTTATTGGCCACCTACGGGCAGTTCTCATGTCCGCCCACGGGCAGTTTCAGCTGTCCATTGACATAAGGTGACGATGATCACCAGCTCGTACCGGATCAATCCGGTCGAACATACTGCGGTGCTGGATCTTTCGTCAGCTAGCGACGCCAACTCGGTCGTGATCTGGACTCGCGACGCGCACTAAGCGTGAATCCGACACACAACGCAGCGAGAGGCCATCGATCGTGCGAACCGATCAGTGTGATCACGGGACAAGCCTTGATGGGCAATCATGCGGCGCGCAGTCTATGTCGAGTCGAGCGCGCCGCTGCATCACATGCGTCGTGGGTGTCGACCGCAAAGAGAGAGGCAGGCCGATGGGAAATACGGCACAGGAACCAACAGGGCTAGACCGTTACGTGTATTCGCAGTCACCCGGGTACGACGAACGGGCGGTGCGAGCGGCGTTCCACGCTGCGGTGCCGTTGAGCACTATTGCAATCTTCTGCTACGACCCGCGAGCGGCGAAGATTCCTTACGCACTGTCGACGTTGCTGCCCGGCGAGGTGTACCCGGGTCAGGTCGTGTATGACGACGACGGTAAGAAGGTCGGCGGAACGGCGACGATCATGCCGGTGGTCG
This genomic stretch from Mycobacterium paraterrae harbors:
- a CDS encoding nuclear transport factor 2 family protein produces the protein MTESRPPFPPYDLDSALAKVQAAEDAWNTCDPHQVSLAYTPDSAWRNRGQFISGRDQIVEFLTAKWARELDYSLRKSLWDFHDNRIAVRFQYECRDTSGQWWRSYGNELWEFDDNGLMRRREASINDVRIDESERRYFGPRPDSERGPSRDIPLR
- the istA gene encoding IS21 family transposase — protein: MKSDGELMEILNAYDLTGSYRAAAELCGCSHHTVKKAVEDRNAGLPPATRRARMIDDWRDLLETWVADSKGKIRGDKAHDKLVALGYTGTDRTTRRSLAEIKAQWRLGNTRVHRPWITEPGLWLQYDFADGPLVAGRKIVLLVAWLAWSRYRVVVALRDRTAPSVFAGLDRIFRIVGGAPTYLLTDNEKTVTTGHIAGVPVRNRAAVTFGRYYGLSVLTCEPADPATKGGVENAVKLAKADIVPTETNLLPQYDSFADVEAACAGFTTEINARVHRITGRRPAEMLIQERPALHAVPDLPHTAALGVTRRVPDNTPMVTFDHCQYSLPATLLGQTVWIRDHDGTDEVVICALDGGGPVEVARHRRAAPGSPAINDDHFPEHRDKVPGDYRVRARTVSEQTFLALGPGAAVWLKEAAAVGTERILQKMAHAVELSALTGRADVDWALGHAGVHGRFATGDLDSILASKGMDTTRRGADEDTSLAQGTSGWNLFGRNVIDADEAGIA
- a CDS encoding ATP-binding protein — encoded protein: MRGLRLPHARAIAADVLATARAQRWDPTEVIKALLTEESAGRARSMLAARRKAAGFPTGKTFDVWDPNASSIPLPTQQALQTLEWVGRRENLVVCGPAGTGKTFFLEALGQKVIEAGMPVAWFTLEQIGVLVRAHRADDSLGKAVAKIVRAELVVIDDVGLLPVGADAAEGLYRIVEAAYERRSVAISSNLHPSGFDELMPKTLATATVDRLLHHAHLCQTSGDSVRLAQALHGKGVKPLS